Proteins encoded together in one Xenopus laevis strain J_2021 chromosome 6L, Xenopus_laevis_v10.1, whole genome shotgun sequence window:
- the LOC108719486 gene encoding protein phosphatase 1 regulatory subunit 16A — MAEHEELVLEMSGVSGMSPQERVKQAQKRRAQQLKNWAQCEKGGHGKKPKGGQKKQGGKEQRRVTFPPTVTLLEAAARNDTEEVRYLLQNEFSPDLYNEDGLTALHQCCIDDYEEIVRLLIGAGADVNACDSELWTPLHAAATCGHLHLVELLIKHGANLLAVNSDGNMPYDLCEDDVTLDHIETAMAEQGITQEKIEECRGATEQHMLEDIQHLVETGGEVNAHDPNGTSLLHIAAANGYLAVAELLLEHKALVNARDQDGWEPLHAAACWGQIHVVELLVAHGADLNSKSQLDETPLDVCGDEEVRAKILELKHKHDAIKKSQDKHRTALQRRTSSAGSRGKVVRRVSVTERTNKYRREHQKEAMVWQQRGSRENEVEQQDEDEDKTTNTEMQQHQPSVEAEPEKAAGTEGEEGPAEDHDVPVSSSFPSSQRNGILIPASKHTFSKRLDRSVSYQLATQGDTGPDLSNERSHHTLAELKRQRAAAKLQRHAPPPPPMSDSEAQDSSGPAPQEPVYYTTASGEPPLLKLIAPVEETTPAEKRPCCGVM, encoded by the exons ATGGCGGAGCACGAGGAGTTGGTGTTGGAGATGTCGGGGGTGAGTGGGATGAGCCCCCAGGAGAGGGTGAAACAAGCCCAGAAGCGCCGGGCTCAGCAGCTGAAGAATTGGGCTCAGTGTGAGAAGGGGGGGCACGGCAAGAAGCCAAAGGGGGGGCAGAAGAAACAGGGGGGCAAAGAGCAACGACGGGTCACGTTCCCCCCAACTGTCACTTTACTGGAGGCCGCTGCCCGGAACGACACTGAGGAAG TGCGATACTTACTGCAGAATGAATTCAGCCCAGACTTGTATAACGAGGATGGTCTGACAGCGCTACACCAG TGCTGCATTGATGACTATGAAGAGATTGTCAGGCTTCTGATTGGTGCAGGAGCGGATGTGAATGCCTGTGATAGTGAACTATGGACGCCTCTTCATGCTGCTGCTACATGTGGTCACCTGCACCTGGTGGAGCTCCTCATTAAACA TGGTGCCAACCTGCTGGCAGTGAACTCGGATGGGAACATGCCCTACGACCTGTGTGAGGATGATGTGACCCTGGATCATATTGAGACGGCAATGGCTGAGCAAG GTATCACCCAGGAGAAGATAGAGGAGTGTCGGGGGGCCACTGAGCAGCACATGTTGGAAGATATTCAGCATTTGGTGGAGACGGGCGGAGAGGTGAATGCACACGACCCTAACGGCACCAGTTTG TTGCACATTGCGGCTGCGAATGGATATCTGGCGGTGGCGGAGCTTCTCCTGGAGCACAAGGCGCTGGTAAATGCCAGAGACCAAGATGGCTGGGAGCCACTACATGCGGCCGCTTGCTGGGGGCAG ATCCACGTGGTGGAACTACTTGTAGCGCACGGCGCCGACCTGAATTCCAAGTCTCAGCTGGACGAGACGCCATTGG ATGTGTGTGGGGACGAGGAGGTCCGAGCCAAGATCCTGGAGCTGAAGCACAAACATGACGCCATCAAGAAATCACAGGACAAACACCGGACGGCTCTGCAGAGGAGAACATCCAGCGCTGGCAGCAGAGG GAAGGTGGTGCGTCGGGTGAGTGTGACGGAGCGTACCAATAAGTACAGGAGGGAACATCAGAAGGAAGCCATGGTCTGGCAGCAGCGAGGCTCCAGGGAGAATGAAGTGGAGCAGCAGGATGAGGATGAGGATAAAACGACCAACACAGAGATGCAGCAGCACCAACCG AGTGTGGAGGCGGAGCCAGAGAAAGCGGCCGGAACTGAGGGAGAGGAGGGGCCAGCGGAGGACCATGATGTGCCAGTTTCCAGCTCATTCCCATCATCCCAGCGGAACGGGATTCTGATTCCCGCCTCCAAACACACCTTCTCCAAGCGCTTGGACCGCAGTGTGTCTTACCAGCTGGCCACCCAGGGGGACACGGGCCCGGACTTGAGCAATGAACGCTCCCACCACACATTGGCTGAGCTGAAACGACAGCGGGCGGCGGCCAAGCTCCAAAGGCACGCGCCACCCCCACCCCCTATGTCTGACTCTGAAGCACAAGATTCCTCAGGCCCCGCCCCCCAGGAGCCTGTATATTACACTACAGCAAGTGGGGAGCCCCCGTTATTGAAACTCATTGCTCCAGTAGAGGAGACCACTCCAGCGGAGAAAAGACCCTGCTGTGGGGTGATGTGA